Proteins encoded by one window of Nicotiana tabacum cultivar K326 chromosome 10, ASM71507v2, whole genome shotgun sequence:
- the LOC107763764 gene encoding putative protein phosphatase 2C 38, whose protein sequence is MIKPCWKPYVEGDGVGRGGDSRGRVDGLMWYKDLGVHANGEFSMGIIQANNLMEDQSQLESGPLSCLESGPNGTFVGVYDGHGGPETSRFVNNTLFSNLKKFATEHQEMSADVIRKAFLTTEEEFLSLVKQQWFEKPQIASVGSCCLVGVICSGLLYVANAGDSRVVLGRAEKGARGVTAIQLSMEHNANNESVRDELRSLHPQDSQIVLLKHKVWRVKGIIQVSRSIGDAYLKKAEFNQSPLLAKFRLPSFSTPILSAEPSIFIHRLTSKDQFLIFASDGLWEHLSNQEAVDIVHSQPRNGIARRLIKAALRVAAKKREMRYSDLKKIERGVRRHFHDDITVVVVFMDPYSMNRSSSQSPILSIRGGGGGGGGMPASPKR, encoded by the exons ATGATTAAGCCTTGTTGGAAGCCTTATGTTGAGGGGGATGGTGTAGGAAGGGGTGGTGATTCTAGGGGTAGGGTTGATGGTTTAATGTGGTATAAGGATTTGGGGGTTCATGCAAATGGAGAATTTTCAATGGGAATTATACAAGCCAATAATTTGATGGAGGATCAAAGTCAACTTGAATCAGGGCCATTGAGTTGTCTTGAATCAGGTCCAAATGGAACATTTGTTGGAGTCTATGATGGACATGGAGGACCGGAAACGTCGCGTTTCGTAAACAACACTTTGTTCTCCAATCTTAAGA AATTTGCGACAGAACATCAGGAAATGTCTGCAGATGTCATAAGAAAAGCTTTCTTGACAACGGAAGAGGAGTTTTTGTCACTTGTCAAGCAACAATGGTTTGAGAAGCCACAAATTGCATCAGTGGGATCATGCTGTTTGGTGGGCGTAATCTGCAGTGGACTACTATATGTTGCCAATGCCGGAGATTCGCGAGTGGTATTAGGTAGAGCAGAAAAAGGTGCAAGGGGTGTGACAGCTATTCAATTGTCCATGGAGCACAACGCTAATAATGAGTCTGTGAGAGACGAGCTTAGATCATTGCATCCCCAGGATTCGCAGATTGTGCTTCTCAAACACAAAGTTTGGCGTGTCAAGGGTATCATACAG GTTTCAAGGTCCATTGGTGATGCCTATCTTAAGAAGGCAGAGTTCAATCAGTCACCATTATTAGCAAAGTTTAGATTGCCCTCCTTCTCTACGCCAATTCTCAGTGCGGAGCCATCAATATTCATTCACAGGTTGACTTCCAAGGATCAGTTCCTCATATTTGCTTCAGATGGTCTCTGGGAACATCTGAGTAACCAGGAGGCTGTTGATATAGTCCACAGTCAACCCCGAAAT GGGATTGCAAGGAGACTAATCAAAGCTGCTCTTCGAGTGGCAGCTAAGAAAAGAGAAATGAGATACTCAGAcctgaagaagattgaacgaggTGTAAGGAGGCATTTCCATGATGATATCACGGTCGTGGTTGTGTTTATGGATCCATATTCCATGAATAGAAGCTCTTCTCAAAGTCCAATACTCTCCattagaggaggaggaggaggaggaggaggtatgCCCGCCTCTCCCAAACGATAG
- the LOC107763766 gene encoding uncharacterized protein LOC107763766 — MTTTAAKIPENPIKTLVHSSDPNPTPLSEPPPHDSATDSLKSPQPSDSAKDQPEKEAAAAGDGGGGQTTDIEKKMKRAERFGMPVQLSEQEKRNTRAERFGTASAAQGSDALKKSEEQKRKARAERFGLNQSDSADEEAKKKARLARFTSTVKADPVEEDKRKARALRFSQSQSGSQSQENGKGKIEQDSVVVEKAGGGT, encoded by the exons ATGACTACCACAGCGGCGAAGATTCCCGAAAACCCTATTAAAACCCTAGTTCACTCCTCCGATCCTAATCCCACCCCTCTTTCCGAACCTCCGCCGCACGATTCCGCAACCGACTCCTTGAAATCACCACAACCATCTGACAGCGCCAAAGACCAGCCCGAGAAAGAGGCGGCAGCGGCGGGGGATGGCGGCGGAGGTCAGACTACTGATATAGAGAAGAAGATGAAGCGAGCGGAGCGGTTCGGAATGCCGGTTCAGCTTTCCGAACAAGAGAAGCGAAATACTCGAGCTGAGAG GTTTGGCACTGCATCTGCAGCTCAGGGATCAGATGCTTTAAAGAAATCGGAGGAGCAGAAGAGGAAGGCTAGAGCTGAGAG GTTTGGGCTTAACCAATCAGACAGTGCTGATGAGGAAGCTAAGAAGAAAGCTAGGTTGGCAAGGTTTACATCTACCGTGAAGGCTGATCCCGTAGAGGAAGACAAGAGGAAAGCTAGGGCCCTCAG GTTTTCACAATCCCAGTCTGGTTCCCAATCACAAGAGAATGGCAAAGGAAAAATTGAGCAG GATTCTGTTGTGGTGGAGAAGGCCGGAGGAGGAACATAA